In Niallia sp. FSL W8-0635, one genomic interval encodes:
- a CDS encoding GNAT family N-acetyltransferase, translating to MPKLDLTKFEKKLIIRNTEYDDIGKIMKLQAECFPGMDPWKKDQLKSHLDIFQEGQFVAEYDGEIIGSCSSLIINFDEYDARHTWDEVTDGGYITNHNPDGYNLYGIEVMVDPAFRRMKIGHRLYEARKELVRQLNLQSIIIGGRIPNYYKYEDQMTAREYVQEVLHHKIYDPVLSFQLINGFTLMRINTNYLPDDAQSKSYATIMEWNNVEYMPKSKRFFTSSYPVRICVVQYMMRQIYSFEDFANQVEYYTDVASDAESDFVVFPELLTSQLMSFMNERVPSTAIRKVTEYTEQYIELFTNLAIRYNINIIGGSHFVKEDDDEIYNIAYLFRRDGTIEKQYKLHITPNERKWWGIRRGDAIRVFDTDCGKIAIQICYDIEFPELARIATDMGAKIIFTPFCTEDRQGYLRVRYCAQARAVENQIYTVIAGTVGNLPQTENMDIQYAQSAIFAPSDFEFARDGIVGETNPNIEMVMIGDVDLEILRRQRQGGTVRQLKDRRFDVYRIEYKK from the coding sequence ATGCCGAAATTGGATTTAACGAAATTTGAAAAAAAATTAATTATCCGAAATACGGAATACGACGATATTGGTAAAATTATGAAGCTTCAAGCTGAATGTTTTCCAGGCATGGATCCTTGGAAAAAAGATCAATTAAAAAGTCATCTCGATATCTTTCAAGAAGGTCAATTTGTAGCAGAATACGACGGTGAGATCATTGGTTCTTGCTCGAGCTTGATTATTAACTTCGACGAATATGATGCACGACATACTTGGGATGAAGTGACAGACGGTGGATACATCACTAATCATAATCCAGATGGCTATAATCTTTATGGGATTGAAGTAATGGTAGATCCAGCTTTTCGGCGAATGAAAATAGGTCACCGTCTTTATGAAGCAAGAAAAGAACTAGTTCGGCAATTAAATTTACAAAGTATTATTATTGGTGGCAGGATCCCGAATTATTATAAGTATGAAGATCAAATGACAGCTAGAGAATATGTGCAGGAAGTGCTGCATCATAAAATATATGATCCTGTTTTGTCTTTTCAGCTAATTAATGGTTTTACATTAATGCGCATTAATACAAACTATTTGCCAGACGATGCACAATCGAAAAGCTATGCGACGATTATGGAATGGAACAATGTAGAATATATGCCAAAATCAAAACGCTTTTTCACAAGTAGCTATCCGGTGCGGATTTGTGTTGTTCAATATATGATGAGACAAATATATAGCTTTGAGGATTTCGCTAATCAAGTAGAATATTATACAGATGTGGCATCCGATGCTGAATCAGATTTTGTTGTGTTTCCAGAGCTGCTTACTTCTCAATTGATGTCTTTTATGAATGAACGTGTTCCAAGTACTGCCATTAGAAAAGTTACGGAATATACGGAGCAATATATTGAGCTTTTTACAAATTTAGCGATTCGATATAATATCAACATTATTGGTGGATCTCATTTTGTGAAGGAAGATGATGATGAGATTTATAATATTGCGTATCTTTTTAGAAGAGATGGGACCATTGAAAAACAATATAAACTACATATAACACCGAATGAGCGAAAATGGTGGGGGATAAGACGAGGAGATGCTATAAGGGTTTTTGATACAGATTGTGGGAAAATAGCGATACAAATTTGTTATGATATTGAATTTCCAGAGCTTGCTCGAATTGCAACAGATATGGGAGCGAAAATTATCTTTACTCCATTCTGTACAGAAGATCGCCAAGGTTATTTACGGGTTCGCTATTGTGCACAAGCAAGAGCTGTAGAAAATCAAATTTATACCGTTATTGCAGGGACTGTGGGAAATTTACCTCAAACTGAAAATATGGATATTCAATATGCCCAATCAGCGATCTTTGCTCCATCCGATTTTGAATTTGCAAGAGATGGGATTGTTGGTGAAACAAACCCTAATATCGAAATGGTTATGATAGGTGATGTAGACTTAGAAATCCTAAGACGTCAACGCCAAGGAGGAACCGTTCGCCAATTAAAAGATAGACGATTTGATGTTTATCGGATTGAGTATAAGAAGTAA
- a CDS encoding YhdB family protein produces MTNTDYDRALYYTHRSEWDNLLILMVRTQDNFLSKKIEQFLHAYNFEHDYSVIEKHLYSLLRYIDHANDLAEDDWIHTTTM; encoded by the coding sequence ATGACTAACACAGATTATGATCGTGCCCTTTACTATACTCATCGATCAGAATGGGATAATCTTCTTATATTAATGGTAAGAACCCAGGATAACTTTCTCTCAAAAAAAATTGAACAATTTCTACACGCCTATAACTTTGAACATGATTATTCTGTCATAGAAAAACATTTATATTCATTATTACGCTATATCGACCACGCCAACGATTTAGCGGAGGATGACTGGATTCACACAACCACTATGTAA
- a CDS encoding disulfide oxidoreductase, translating to MEEKTKQKDSREHLLYLAWIASVLSMFGSLYFSEIREFVPCTLCWYQRILMYPFVIILGLAVIRKDYKITFYTMILSGFGACISIYHYSKQKLASIFEGSASCGPVPCTGEYINWLGFITIPFMALVGFIIIFTCSIIIWKKTKEMNE from the coding sequence ATGGAAGAAAAAACAAAGCAGAAAGATTCCCGAGAGCATCTCTTATACTTAGCTTGGATTGCATCTGTCCTCAGCATGTTCGGTAGCCTATACTTTTCAGAAATTAGAGAGTTTGTTCCTTGCACATTATGTTGGTATCAACGAATATTAATGTACCCCTTTGTGATTATTTTAGGACTTGCTGTGATACGAAAAGATTATAAAATCACCTTTTACACAATGATTCTTTCTGGATTTGGCGCATGCATTTCCATTTATCATTATTCCAAACAAAAATTAGCTAGCATCTTTGAAGGTTCTGCCTCTTGTGGACCAGTCCCTTGCACAGGAGAATACATAAATTGGTTAGGCTTTATAACCATTCCCTTTATGGCACTTGTTGGATTTATCATAATCTTTACTTGTAGCATCATCATTTGGAAAAAAACAAAGGAGATGAATGAATGA
- a CDS encoding DUF5365 family protein, with amino-acid sequence MKVVFASTPTQEERIEELIQAFYSKIFPFYFTDKEINKFERLKVLAITPEKAQQLSTLKTSYQVIASLQTLVNILESPEDKHKYKHLFAKNVRILEDLDIFFPFDLDNFKINDNGNTFNQSNFSMYTEANNQYLV; translated from the coding sequence ATGAAAGTAGTTTTTGCATCAACACCAACACAAGAGGAAAGAATTGAGGAACTGATTCAAGCCTTTTACTCAAAGATATTTCCGTTCTATTTTACCGATAAGGAAATAAATAAGTTTGAACGATTAAAAGTCCTTGCTATCACTCCAGAAAAAGCACAGCAATTAAGTACATTAAAAACGTCTTATCAAGTAATTGCAAGCCTTCAAACCCTTGTAAATATTTTAGAATCCCCAGAAGATAAACATAAATATAAACATCTATTTGCAAAAAATGTTCGGATTTTAGAGGACTTGGATATCTTTTTCCCATTTGATTTAGACAATTTTAAAATCAACGATAATGGAAATACCTTTAATCAATCAAATTTTAGTATGTACACTGAGGCAAATAATCAGTATTTAGTATAA
- a CDS encoding thioredoxin family protein — protein MKKVIFFLVFIIILFAGVAFLSNMQKEKAVEGNLYKKEDLEPETMEILDDPNYQNIIVPDELEKKLKTEEDVTVYFFSSECIYCKQTTPELMPLAEDLNVSIDQYNLWEFEEGWDKYNIDSTPTIVQYKNGEEVGRINGYREPEVFKQWLEEYSVTK, from the coding sequence ATGAAAAAAGTAATTTTTTTCTTAGTTTTTATTATTATTTTATTTGCAGGGGTAGCCTTTCTATCTAATATGCAAAAAGAAAAAGCAGTAGAAGGGAATTTATATAAAAAAGAGGATTTGGAACCTGAAACAATGGAAATATTAGATGATCCGAATTACCAAAATATTATTGTTCCTGACGAACTCGAGAAGAAATTAAAAACCGAAGAAGATGTTACCGTATACTTCTTTAGCTCAGAATGTATATATTGTAAACAGACAACACCAGAATTAATGCCCCTTGCAGAGGACTTAAATGTATCGATTGATCAATATAACCTATGGGAATTTGAAGAAGGCTGGGATAAATACAATATCGATTCTACGCCAACAATTGTCCAGTACAAAAATGGAGAAGAAGTAGGAAGAATCAACGGCTATAGAGAACCTGAAGTATTTAAACAATGGCTCGAAGAATACAGTGTTACGAAATAA
- a CDS encoding RluA family pseudouridine synthase, whose protein sequence is MIFERKGDWLLLKIPLQWEGLSIEAFFSEVLLASKKQIHLFKMEKKIQLNNQNVPWNTLLTKEDILKIKLFHPQPNDIIPTYMELSILYEDDFLLVVNKPASIDTHPHSLEDASSLLNGVAYHLLMNGEERQLKHIHRLDRDTTGCILFAKHDLVANMLDYMLRERKIKRTYIALVQGSLSQKKGTIDKAIGKDRHHGSRRRISETGQAAITHFKRMKQLPNKGLTLISCTLDTGRTHQIRVHLSSIHHPLAGDVLYGGKPIFDRQALHAVKIQFIHPISMEEITVFAPPLDRHPIFPDENWEELLKETK, encoded by the coding sequence ATGATATTTGAAAGAAAGGGAGACTGGCTTCTACTCAAAATCCCTTTACAATGGGAAGGATTATCAATTGAAGCATTTTTTTCAGAGGTTTTATTGGCATCCAAAAAACAAATTCATTTGTTTAAAATGGAGAAAAAAATCCAGTTAAATAACCAAAATGTTCCTTGGAATACGTTGCTTACGAAGGAAGATATTTTAAAAATAAAACTATTTCATCCACAGCCCAATGACATAATTCCAACCTATATGGAACTATCTATTCTTTATGAAGATGATTTTCTGCTAGTTGTTAATAAGCCAGCTTCTATTGATACACATCCACATTCTTTAGAAGATGCATCTTCTTTATTAAACGGAGTTGCCTATCATTTGCTAATGAATGGAGAAGAAAGACAATTAAAGCATATTCATCGCTTGGATCGAGATACAACTGGCTGTATTCTCTTTGCGAAACATGATTTAGTCGCAAACATGCTCGATTATATGTTGAGGGAACGGAAAATCAAAAGAACCTATATCGCTCTTGTTCAAGGATCCCTCTCACAGAAAAAAGGAACGATTGATAAGGCCATTGGAAAGGACAGACATCACGGAAGCCGGAGAAGAATATCAGAAACTGGCCAAGCAGCGATCACCCATTTTAAACGAATGAAACAATTACCAAACAAAGGATTAACCCTTATCTCTTGTACTTTGGATACAGGGAGAACACATCAAATTAGAGTTCATTTAAGCTCTATTCATCATCCTCTAGCAGGAGATGTGCTATATGGCGGAAAACCAATTTTTGATCGACAAGCTTTACATGCGGTAAAAATTCAATTCATCCATCCTATCTCCATGGAAGAAATCACCGTCTTTGCTCCTCCATTGGACAGGCATCCAATATTCCCTGATGAAAATTGGGAAGAGTTGTTAAAGGAAACAAAATAA